A single genomic interval of Methanobacterium bryantii harbors:
- a CDS encoding response regulator, whose product MSDEKILIVEDEIIVAMALEQKLLDLEYVIVDSVSTGEDAVKCAKQLKPDLILMDITLKGKMNGIEAAKQIKDNLDIPIIYLTAYSYSEVVKYVPLIEPYEYLVKPFKKSELNNYIKMSLSNHRAKKAENTNKTLTKFQGFVKATRN is encoded by the coding sequence GTGTCAGATGAAAAAATTCTGATAGTTGAGGACGAAATCATCGTTGCAATGGCTTTAGAACAAAAATTGCTAGATCTAGAGTATGTCATAGTGGACAGTGTTAGCACCGGCGAAGATGCAGTCAAATGTGCTAAACAGTTAAAACCAGACTTAATATTAATGGATATAACTTTAAAAGGGAAAATGAATGGTATAGAAGCTGCAAAGCAGATAAAAGATAATTTGGATATCCCAATAATTTATTTGACAGCATATTCTTACAGTGAAGTGGTAAAGTATGTCCCCCTAATAGAACCCTATGAATATTTAGTTAAACCATTCAAGAAAAGTGAATTGAATAATTATATTAAAATGTCTCTTTCAAATCATAGAGCAAAAAAAGCGGAAAATACCAACAAAACACTAACTAAATTTCAGGGCTTTGTTAAAGCAACAAGGAACTAA